TAGCGCGAAAGCCTCGTCCAGCGGCATTTCAAACAGCTCGGCGACTTCATCTTCATTGGGGTGAAAGCGAGTTTGCGCGGCGATCAACCCGACGACAGGCGTAACCTGAAAGCCACTGATGCTGTCCAACGGCGGTAAGACGCCCAACACTTGTACATTTTCTGGTGGAATGGCGACTTCTTCCTGCGCTTCACGCAGCGCGGTTTCGATAATGGAACGATCCGTTTTGTCTGCCGCGCCGCCGGGGAACGCCACTTGCCCGGCGTGCTTACGCAGGTCGGTAGAACGCCGAGTCAATAGCAGCGTGGGTGTCGGGTGACAAACAATCGGCACCAGAACCGCCGCCTGACGCGGTTGGTGCACCGGCCGCAGCGGCGGTGGAAGCTGTAACTGAAAACGCGTAATAAAGTCGTTCAGCGCAAACGTCATCGGTGGCAAGGCGATCTCACTCATTTATTGGGCACCAGAATGGTCTGGGAACCCTCCAGCAGGGGAAGAATACGCCCCACTTTATCAAACGTTTCCTGATATTCCGCCTGTTCCTGACTGTCGGCAACAATGCCGCCGCCCGCCCAGCAGTAGATTCTACCGCGTTCGGTCAATAACGTCCTGATGGTGATGTTGGTGTCCATGGTTCCGCACTGGCTAATATAGCCGACACTGCCGCAGTAGGCATTACGCCGCTGTGGTTCCAGCTCTTCAATAATCTGCATGGCGCGGATTTTGGGTGCACCGGTGATCGACCCCCCAGGAAAACAGGCGCGTAGCAACGTGGTGGCGGGGCAATCTTCCGGTAGCCGCGCTTCAATCGTGCTGACCAGATGGTGTACTGCGGGAAAAGGCTCGACGACGAACAACTCCGGTACGCGAACGCTGCCCGGCACCGCGACACGACCGATATCGTTACGCAGGAGATCGACAATCATCAGGTTTTCTGAGCGATCTTTCTCTGAATGGGCAAGCCGCGCCGCCTGCTGTTGATCCGCATCTGGATCTGCAAGACGCGGTAATGTGCCTTTAATCGGACGCGTTTGAATGTGGTTATTTTCCAGCCAGAGAAAGCGTTCCGGCGACACACTGATCACGGTATTCTCCGGCAAGCGCAGAAAGGCAGAGAAGGGGGCTTTATTGCCTGCGGACAGCTGTAAAAATGCCTGCCATTCATCGCCCTCGTAAGTCGCAGAAAAACGCTGTGCCAGATTGACCTGATAGCAATCGCCCGCCAGAAGATAGTCCTGTATTTTGCGGAATTTCTCTCCGTATGCGCTGCGTGACATAGTCGACTGCCAGGTGTCGGTGAGGTTGAAATCGGCTTTCGGGGCGTTAACGGGCGGGTTGGCTAACCAGTCGAGCCGTACCTGAAGGGAATGATGTACGATCAGCGTTAATGTTTGCCGATGATGATCGGCAACCAGCGCCCAGTCATATAGACCCACGGCCATATCCGGCAAATCGATGTCCCGTTCGGCCTGTGCGGGCAGTGTTTCAATTTGACGTCCCAAATCATAGCCAAACAAACCTAACGCGCCGCCCTGAAAGGGAAAATCAGAATGTGATTCAACGGGTAACGACAGCGTATCAAGCTGCTGTTGCAGCAGAATAAACGGATCACCTTCTATGGTTTTAGTTACACCGTCACTTATAATTTCTGTCCTGCCCTCGCGCGTACACAGCGTGATGCGCGGGTCAGCGACCATAATGTCAAAGCGATTGTGCGGATGATCGGCAAATCCAGAATGCAGTAGCATAGCCCATGGTTGTTGGGAAAAGGGGGCAAAGCGATCGAGCAGCACAGTCGGATAATAGGGCAGCGCGTGATAGAGAACGGCGGAGTCCGAATCGCTGGTATTGATCTCGTTGATCGTGTTGGCAGCAGTCATGTTTTCGTGTGGTGTCTGTAGAGTGTCGTGTCGATTTTACTGACCACAGCGTACCACAAAGCGGAAATGCTGGTGTATGCCGAAGCGGACATGCGATGATAAGCGTGAATTTACCAACCAGGAAA
The window above is part of the Pectobacterium araliae genome. Proteins encoded here:
- a CDS encoding CoA pyrophosphatase, whose protein sequence is MSEIALPPMTFALNDFITRFQLQLPPPLRPVHQPRQAAVLVPIVCHPTPTLLLTRRSTDLRKHAGQVAFPGGAADKTDRSIIETALREAQEEVAIPPENVQVLGVLPPLDSISGFQVTPVVGLIAAQTRFHPNEDEVAELFEMPLDEAFALTRYYPLDIERKQQRHRVYLSWYQQQFVWGLTAAIIHQLALQISDRPYV
- the pabB gene encoding aminodeoxychorismate synthase component 1, which codes for MTAANTINEINTSDSDSAVLYHALPYYPTVLLDRFAPFSQQPWAMLLHSGFADHPHNRFDIMVADPRITLCTREGRTEIISDGVTKTIEGDPFILLQQQLDTLSLPVESHSDFPFQGGALGLFGYDLGRQIETLPAQAERDIDLPDMAVGLYDWALVADHHRQTLTLIVHHSLQVRLDWLANPPVNAPKADFNLTDTWQSTMSRSAYGEKFRKIQDYLLAGDCYQVNLAQRFSATYEGDEWQAFLQLSAGNKAPFSAFLRLPENTVISVSPERFLWLENNHIQTRPIKGTLPRLADPDADQQQAARLAHSEKDRSENLMIVDLLRNDIGRVAVPGSVRVPELFVVEPFPAVHHLVSTIEARLPEDCPATTLLRACFPGGSITGAPKIRAMQIIEELEPQRRNAYCGSVGYISQCGTMDTNITIRTLLTERGRIYCWAGGGIVADSQEQAEYQETFDKVGRILPLLEGSQTILVPNK